In Archaeoglobus profundus DSM 5631, the sequence TCCAAAGAGCTTTATAACAATGATAACCCCCACATATTCGGTGGAGGAGGTTGTTGGGATAAGGGGCTACATAACTTCGCACGAAGGAATTAACGGAATCTTTAAGGAAAATCCAGAAGACTTCTATGTAGAAGAGGTTGCAGATTTAAAGATTGGAGAGGGAGATTGGGTTATTATAAAGGTGAAAAAGGTAAACTGGGATACACTGAATTTCGTCAGAGTCCTTTCAAACAAGCTTAGGATAAGCCAAAAGAGGATTAGCTACGCTGGAACCAAGGATAAGAGGGCAGTTAGCGTTCAATACTTCGCTGTAAGGATAAAGAGCGAAGATGAATTGGAAAGACTTAAAGGCTTAAGCATAAAGGATGCTGAGATAGAGGTTGTTGGAAGAACTAACAGATCTATTCAACTCGGTGATTTGAAGGGGAATATCTTTAAGGTCGTCATAAAAAATGCCAAGAACGTTAGCAACATTCCACTCATAGAGGGGGAGCTTAGAGCTAGAGGAACGCCAAATTTTTTCGGATTGCAACGCTTTGGTTCTATAAGGTTCATAACGCATGAAGTGGGAAAGTACATACTCAAGAGAGACTACGAAACTGCTTTCTGGGTTTACGTTGCGAAACCTTTCGAGGGTGAGAGTGAGGATGCTAGGAAGGTTAGAGAAATACTGTGGAATACTAGAGACGTCAAGTTTGGCCTAAGGGAAATGCCCAAATACCTCAGATACGAAAGAACACTTCTGCAAAAGTTGAGAGAAGGTAAGAGTGAGAAAGAAGCTTTGCTTTCCTTACCAGAAAACCTCAAGATGATGTTCATACATGCCTACCAGTCCTATGTTTTTAACAACGTTCTCTCAGACAGGATTGCTGAATTTGGAAATCTGAAAGTTGTAGAGAAAGGAGACTGGGTCGATTTTGTAAACTTAAACGATTATTACACGTTTAGAGAAGATTTTGTTAAGGTTCACGATCACAACTACAAGCGTGTAAAGTTTTTGATCGAAAGAGGATTGTGTGCTCTAGCAATACCTCTACCGGGTTACGAGACACCTTTGGGGGATGACTGGACTTCGGAGAGAATTCGATTTTACTTGGAGAGGGATGGAATAGATTTGAAAGACTTCAAGCACGAGTATAAGGAGTTTTCTTCAAAGGGGAGTGTGAGAGTTGCCGATATGCTAATAGAGCAAACCAACCTGAAGTATGAGGTGGAGGAGAACGTCACATTTAGCTTTTATTTACCGAAAGGTTGCTACGCAACTGTTCTATTGAGGGAGTTCGTTAAGAAGCCTCTAGCCTGACTCGACTTCTTTCTTCATCATCTTTGCCCTCTCTTTTGCCGTATACCCCGTTAGCTCCTCTAAAAACTTATTGTATGTCTTTATGGTCTGGACAGCGACATCTTCTGTTACCTTCGGATTTGTTCTCGTTTCTGCATAGAGCCTTTTGTTTTCTATCCACAGTCTCAGCTCCTCCATGGCTCCATACCTGACTACGTAGACGTTTCCGTCCTTTTCAAACTCGCCGAAGTACTTTCTTATGAGTTCTTCCAGTCTGCCTTCATCGGGCTTGTAACCCCTTTTAAATCTGTACTCTCTCATGAAATGAGAATTCCTTGGCGATTAAAAACCTTATATACTTCTTGTCAAAATCGGAATTATGGATACAAAGGTTGTTGTGGATAGAGTGGACATCGAGAATCCTATTGTCTTTACAAGCTTTCCAGGGATTGGGCTTGTTGGAACTATAGCATCTTCGCACCTCATAATGGAGCTAAATCTGGAGTGGATTGGAGTTGTCGAATCGAAGGATCTTCCACCAGTAGCTTCCCTGATGGACGGCATAATACTGCCTCCGATAAGGGTTTATCAGTCGTCCGAGCTTGGTTTCGTTCTAATACACTCCGATGTTCCTATATTCCCGCACATAGCTTACGAGATGAGTGAAAAAATACTGGACTGGGTAATGGAGATAAAAGCTAAGAGAATTTATTCCCTAGCGGGAGTTGCGACTTTTGAGGATAAGAAGAGAGTATTCGGAGCTGCAACTTCGAAGGAGCTTTTGGAGGAGATAAAGGACTACGTCGAAATATTCAAGAGCGGAACGATATCGGGTATAGCTGGAAGCATTTTGAATGAGTGCGTTGCAAGGAAGTTCCCGGGCTTAGCTTTGCTTGGAGAGACGTTGGGATTCAACCCAGACCCAAGAGCTGCTGCAGAAGTTATAAACGTTCTGAATAGAATGTTTGGATGGAGTATCAGTGTTGAAAAGCTAATAAAGGAGGCGGAACTCATAGAGGCACAGATGCAAAAGCTTGCAGAGCAGACGAGAATGCAGGAGATGGGTAGAAAAGAAGAATTACCTATGTATGGGTGATAAGTATGAAGTGCCTAGTGCTAACAGGTATATCGAAGGATGTTCTAGACGATCTGATGAGAAGGCACATAAAAACAATAGAGTTGAGAAGTGCTCACAATATAGCAACTGCAATGAGAGCTGAAGTGGGAGACTGCGTCTTTTTAACGAGTGCAAAGACGTTCGATGTAGACAGGGGAACTTTGGGAATAATAGCTCAGGTAACTGGAAAGGAGATTTACTCGCACTCTCTGATGTTCTCAACACCAACGCTAATTCAGGAGAGTGAGATGACTGTTGTCAGGCTTAAGCTTGAAGTAAGAGGTGTGGGGAGAGTAGTTAGAGTGTACAACACGGGAATTCTTGATACTACAGAAGCTGAAGTTGTTGAAGTTAGTTACTTTGACGCTAGATGATCGATCTTGTCATCTATTATCATTTTTAGAGCTTCGACTTTATCTTCAAACTTGAGGAAACCGCTCAGTATCGCTCCATCAAACGTTGGAAGTTTGTTTACTATTTCGAAAGCCTTGCGGAGCGGTAACAATTTTCGTAGATATTGATAGACATTAGTGAATTTTAACGCCGTATTTTTCGAGCCAGAGGATTAAAGCTTCCTCTACAGCTTCGCTTAATGCACCCTTCTTATTTCCCTTAATTTCTACGACTTTCATTCTAAACAACTTTCCAATATCTTCTCTCACAGTAACGTTGAATCTCATAACATTCATAAATTCTATTACACAGGAAAGCTTATAAACTTTTACGTTTAAGTGCTATTGTGGAATTGATAAAAGCTTACAGTATCCCAATAAAAGCACCGAAAGACCTGATGGAAGAATTCTTCAAGCTGAGAAAAACAGTGTTAGATGAAGTATTCAAGCACATAAAGTATTCCAAAAGCGGAAAAGCTCATTTAAAGTTCAACAAAAATGATAGAAAGGAATTGAGAGATAAACTATTAAGAAACTGGAGATT encodes:
- a CDS encoding DUF473 domain-containing protein, with amino-acid sequence MKCLVLTGISKDVLDDLMRRHIKTIELRSAHNIATAMRAEVGDCVFLTSAKTFDVDRGTLGIIAQVTGKEIYSHSLMFSTPTLIQESEMTVVRLKLEVRGVGRVVRVYNTGILDTTEAEVVEVSYFDAR
- a CDS encoding proteasome assembly chaperone family protein, whose translation is MDTKVVVDRVDIENPIVFTSFPGIGLVGTIASSHLIMELNLEWIGVVESKDLPPVASLMDGIILPPIRVYQSSELGFVLIHSDVPIFPHIAYEMSEKILDWVMEIKAKRIYSLAGVATFEDKKRVFGAATSKELLEEIKDYVEIFKSGTISGIAGSILNECVARKFPGLALLGETLGFNPDPRAAAEVINVLNRMFGWSISVEKLIKEAELIEAQMQKLAEQTRMQEMGRKEELPMYG
- a CDS encoding DUF5611 family protein; translation: MREYRFKRGYKPDEGRLEELIRKYFGEFEKDGNVYVVRYGAMEELRLWIENKRLYAETRTNPKVTEDVAVQTIKTYNKFLEELTGYTAKERAKMMKKEVESG
- the truD gene encoding tRNA pseudouridine(13) synthase TruD — translated: MEEVVGIRGYITSHEGINGIFKENPEDFYVEEVADLKIGEGDWVIIKVKKVNWDTLNFVRVLSNKLRISQKRISYAGTKDKRAVSVQYFAVRIKSEDELERLKGLSIKDAEIEVVGRTNRSIQLGDLKGNIFKVVIKNAKNVSNIPLIEGELRARGTPNFFGLQRFGSIRFITHEVGKYILKRDYETAFWVYVAKPFEGESEDARKVREILWNTRDVKFGLREMPKYLRYERTLLQKLREGKSEKEALLSLPENLKMMFIHAYQSYVFNNVLSDRIAEFGNLKVVEKGDWVDFVNLNDYYTFREDFVKVHDHNYKRVKFLIERGLCALAIPLPGYETPLGDDWTSERIRFYLERDGIDLKDFKHEYKEFSSKGSVRVADMLIEQTNLKYEVEENVTFSFYLPKGCYATVLLREFVKKPLA